The proteins below are encoded in one region of Sander lucioperca isolate FBNREF2018 chromosome 11, SLUC_FBN_1.2, whole genome shotgun sequence:
- the LOC116067101 gene encoding macrophage mannose receptor 1-like, with product MQWSLLVLIVMGQCSSIGGQLCDYHFIRYEKTWKEAKDYCKKNHTDLATVSNQTDMKRLLRSTSEQYQDGAWIGLQRDWRWSQSGVEFNDSKREWSPEQPDNKDNTEYCVRMNVGNWDDISCSTPYPFICYDEHNKTGKTFYISDDNNMKNWTEAQRYCRDNHTDLISGVKQLEDFKRQHPDYATCPSTRNPCPFWIGLFRDSDWSWSDGNNFSFRSWDNAEPKDKQDPKKLCAMTTSNGNWSSDYCNETKPFFCYDDSVILIKKNMTWVDALYYCRDHYRDLVSITNQGEQLWVQERAKTASTPYVWLGLRYTCTLDFWFWVTDETVLYKNWGPGQSGDDCNMSGAMDREGTHQWVKKDDNHQLNFICST from the exons ATGCAGTGGAGTCTGTTGGTGTTGATTGTGATGG GTCAGTGTTCCTCCATTGGGGGTCAGCTGTGTGACTACCACTTCATTAGATATGAGAAGACCTGGAAAGAAGCCAAGGATTATTGCAAAAAGAACCACACTGACCTGGCCACAGTGTCTAACCAGACAGACATGAAGAGACTCCTTAGATCCACAAGTGAACAGTATCAAGACGGAGCCTGGATTGGGCTGCAGCGAGACTGGCGCTGGTCTCAGTCAGGGGTGGAGTTCAACGACAGTAAGCGTGAATGGTCTCCAGAACAGCCGGATAATAAAGACAATACTGAATACTGTGTGAGGATGAATGTTGGCAATTGGGATGACATCTCTTGTTCTACACCATATCCTTTTATCTGCTATGATG AACACAACAAGACCGGCAAAACATTTTATATCAGTGACGATAACAATATGAAGAACTGGACAGAGGCTCAGAGATACTGCAGAGATAATCACACTGACCTGATCAGTGGAGTCAAACAGCTAGAAGACTTCAAGAGACAGCACCCGGATTATGCAACGTGCCCGAGTACTAGAAACCCGTGCCCTTTCTGGATCGGCCTGTTCAGAGACTCTGACTGGAGTTGGTCAGATGGGAACAATTTCTCTTTCAGATCCTGGGATAATGCTGAACCTAAGGATAAACAAGACCCTAAGAAGCTATGTGCTATGACTACGTCAAATGGAAATTGGAGCTCCGATTACTGTAATGAAACCAAACCCTTCTTCTGCTACGACG ATTCAGTGATCCTGATCAAGAAGAACATGACCTGGGTGGACGCGTTATACTACTGCAGAGATCACTATCGTGACCTTGTCTCCATCACCAACCAGGGCGAGCAGCTCTGGGTCCAGGAGAGAGCCAAGACGGCCTCCACTCCCTACGTGTGGCTGGGACTGCGCTACACCTGCACTCTGGACTTCTGGTTCTGGGTCACTGACGAGACGGTCCTCTACAAGAACTGGGGCCCCGGCCAGTCTGGGGACGACTGCAACATGTCTGGAGCCATGGACAGAGAGGGAACGCACCAGTGGGTCAAAAAAGACGACAACCACCAGCTTAATTTCATCTGTTCCACGTAA
- the LOC118496285 gene encoding macrophage mannose receptor 1-like, producing the protein MVKMQWSLLVLIVMGQCSSIGGQLCDYHFIGENMTWKEAQDYCKKNHTDLATVSNQTDMKRLLDSMTEQYQDGAWIGLQRDWRWSQSGVEFNDSKREWSPGQPDNKDNPEYCVRMNVGNWDDISCSTPYPFICYDEHNKTGKTFYISDDNNMKNWTEAQRYCRDNHTDLISGVKQLEDFKKQHPNYATCPNPGIMLNLRINKTLRSYVL; encoded by the exons AT GGTGAAGATGCAGTGGAGTCTGTTGGTGTTGATTGTGATGG GTCAGTGTTCCTCCATTGGGGGTCAGCTGTGTGACTACCACTTCATTGGAGAGAATATGACCTGGAAAGAAGCCCAGGATTATTGCAAAAAGAACCACACTGACCTGGCCACAGTGTCTAACCAGACAGACATGAAGAGACTCCTTGACTCCATGACTGAACAGTATCAAGACGGAGCCTGGATTGGGCTGCAGCGAGACTGGCGCTGGTCTCAGTCAGGGGTGGAGTTCAACGACAGTAAGCGTGAATGGTCTCCAGGACAGCCGGATAATAAAGACAATCCTGAGTACTGTGTGAGGATGAATGTTGGCAATTGGGATGACATCTCTTGTTCTACACCATATCCTTTTATCTGCTATGATG AACACAACAAGACCGGCAAAACATTTTATATCAGTGACGATAACAATATGAAGAACTGGACAGAGGCTCAGAGATACTGCAGAGATAATCACACTGACCTGATCAGTGGAGTCAAACAGCTGGAAGACTTCAAGAAACAGCACCCGAATTATGCAACGTGCCCGA ATCCTGGGATAATGCTGAACCTAAGGATAAACAAGACCCTAAGAAGCTATGTGCTATGA
- the LOC116045444 gene encoding macrophage mannose receptor 1-like — protein sequence MVKMQWSLLVLIVMGQCSSIGGQLYEYHFIGENMKWKEAQEYCRKSYTDLATVSKQTDMKRLLDSTTEQYRAGAWIGLQRDWCWSQPGVEFNESKWSPGQPDNYGNQENCVWMKNDTWDDDSCSRPYNFICYDGENMWRIESVQHNKIGKTFHISDDISPTVMTWLDAQSYCREHHTDLISGVKQLEDFKTQGQNDANRIFWIGLFRDCWSWSDGSSFSFRSWDKDEPEKTCAMTTSNGKWSSDDCDERKPFFCYNDSVILIKKNMIWEEGLYYCRDHYRHLVSITNQGEQLWVQERAKTASTPYVWLGLRYTCTLDFWFWVTDETVRYTNWGPGQSGDDCNMSGAMDREGTHQSVKMIDDDHKFNFICSK from the exons AT GGTGAAGATGCAGTGGAGTCTGTTGGTGTTGATTGTGATGG GTCAGTGTTCCTCCATTGGGGGTCAGCTGTATGAGTACCACTTCATTGGAGAGAATATGAAGTGGAAAGAAGCCCAGGAGTATTGCAGAAAGAGCTACACTGACCTGGCCACAGTGtctaaacagacagacatgaagAGACTCCTTGACTCCACGACTGAACAGTATCGAGCCGGAGCCTGGATTGGGCTGCAGCGAGACTGGTGCTGGTCTCAGCCAGGGGTGGAGTTCAACGAGAGTAAATGGTCTCCAGGACAGCCGGATAATTACGGCAATCAGGAGAACTGTGTGTGGATGAAGAATGACACATGGGATGACGACTCTTGTTCTAGACCATATAACTTTATCTGCTATGATGGTGAGAATATGTGGCGCATAGAGTCTGTTC AACACAACAAGATCGGCAAAACATTTCATATCAGTGACGATATCAGTCCCACTGTGATGACCTGGCTAGATGCTCAGAGCTACTGCAGAGAACATCACACTGACCTGATCAGTGGAGTCAAACAGCTAGAAGACTTCAAGACACAGGGCCAGAATGATGCAAACCGAATTTTCTGGATCGGCCTGTTCAGAGACTGCTGGAGTTGGTCAGATGGGAGCAGTTTCTCTTTCAGATCCTGGGATAAAGATGAACCTGAGAAGACATGTGCTATGACTACGTCAAATGGAAAATGGAGCTCTGATGACTGTGATGAAAGAAAACCCTTCTTCTGCTACAACG ATTCAGTGATCCTGATCAAGAAGAACATGATCTGGGAGGAAGGGTTATACTACTGCAGAGATCACTATCGCCACCTTGTCTCCATCACCAACCAGGGCGAGCAGCTCTGGGTCCAGGAGAGAGCCAAGACGGCCTCCACTCCCTACGTGTGGCTGGGACTGCGCTACACCTGCACTCTGGACTTCTGGTTCTGGGTCACTGACGAGACGGTCCGCTACACCAACTGGGGCCCCGGCCAGTCTGGGGACGACTGCAACATGTCTGGAGCCATGGACAGAGAGGGAACTCACCAGTCGGTCAAAATGATCGACGACGACCACAAGTTTAATTTCATCTGTTCCAAGTAA